From one Mycobacterium colombiense CECT 3035 genomic stretch:
- a CDS encoding aminotransferase class I/II-fold pyridoxal phosphate-dependent enzyme, protein MDQSTAPLLDALADYRDKNRYGFTPPGHRQGRGVDDRVLAVLGREPFLDDVLASGGLDDRRTSNGYLKDAEGLMADAVGAKAAWFSTCGSSLSVRAAMMAVAGGDGSLLVSRDSHKSIVAGLIFSGVQPRWITPRWDAEHHFSHPPSPRQVEQAWDKHPEAAGALVVSPSPYGTCADIAGIAEVCHRRGKPLIIDEAWGAHLPFHQDLPTWAMDAGADVCVVSVHKMGAGFEQGSVFHLQGDLIDQDRLSGCADLLMTTSPNVLLYAAMDGWRRQMVQHGHELLGAALDLTRRVREEIELIPDVQVLDEELLGAQASHDLDRMQVLIDVSATGTSGYQAADWLRAHAHIDTGMSDHRRILATLSMADDKETLGRLTDALRAWRTAADDFEPPPRIALPSPAELQLETVELPRDAFFGRVEVIPAESAAGRIAAEQMTPYPPGIPAVVPGERLNDAVLEYLCSGVNAGMNVPDAADPSLQTVRVLA, encoded by the coding sequence ATGGACCAATCGACCGCACCCCTGCTCGATGCGCTGGCCGATTATCGGGACAAGAACCGGTACGGATTCACGCCGCCGGGCCACCGGCAAGGCCGCGGCGTCGACGATCGCGTCCTGGCGGTCCTGGGACGCGAGCCGTTCCTGGACGACGTGCTGGCCAGCGGCGGGCTCGATGACCGCAGAACCAGCAACGGATACCTCAAGGACGCCGAAGGCCTGATGGCCGACGCCGTGGGCGCGAAGGCCGCCTGGTTCTCCACCTGCGGCAGTTCACTGTCGGTCAGGGCGGCGATGATGGCCGTCGCCGGCGGCGACGGCAGCCTCCTGGTCAGCCGCGACAGCCACAAGTCGATCGTGGCGGGGCTGATCTTCTCCGGTGTGCAGCCGCGCTGGATCACGCCCCGGTGGGATGCCGAGCACCACTTTTCGCATCCGCCCTCGCCGCGGCAGGTCGAGCAAGCCTGGGACAAGCACCCCGAGGCCGCCGGTGCGCTCGTCGTCAGCCCCAGCCCCTACGGCACCTGCGCCGACATCGCCGGCATCGCCGAGGTGTGCCATCGGCGGGGAAAGCCGTTGATCATCGATGAGGCGTGGGGTGCGCACCTGCCGTTTCATCAGGACCTGCCGACCTGGGCGATGGATGCGGGCGCGGACGTCTGTGTGGTGAGCGTGCACAAGATGGGCGCGGGTTTCGAGCAGGGCTCGGTGTTCCACCTGCAGGGCGACCTGATCGATCAGGACCGGCTTTCCGGCTGCGCGGATCTGCTGATGACCACCAGCCCCAACGTCCTGCTGTATGCGGCCATGGACGGGTGGCGCAGGCAGATGGTGCAGCATGGTCACGAATTACTCGGTGCCGCACTGGATTTGACAAGGCGGGTGCGCGAGGAGATCGAACTCATTCCCGACGTGCAGGTGCTCGACGAGGAACTGCTCGGTGCGCAGGCCTCCCATGACCTGGACCGGATGCAGGTGCTGATCGACGTATCGGCCACGGGCACATCGGGTTACCAGGCCGCCGACTGGCTGCGCGCGCACGCGCACATCGACACGGGCATGAGCGATCACCGTCGCATCCTGGCCACTTTGTCCATGGCCGACGACAAGGAAACGCTCGGACGTCTCACCGATGCCCTGCGGGCATGGCGAACCGCGGCCGACGACTTCGAACCGCCGCCGCGCATCGCACTGCCCTCGCCGGCGGAGCTGCAATTGGAGACCGTCGAGCTGCCGCGGGATGCGTTCTTCGGGCGGGTCGAGGTGATACCCGCCGAGAGCGCCGCCGGCCGGATCGCCGCCGAACAGATGACGCCCTATCCCCCGGGCATTCCCGCCGTCGTCCCCGGCGAACGTCTCAATGACGCCGTGCTCGAGTACCTGTGCTCGGGCGTCAACGCCGGCATGAACGTTCCCGACGCCGCGGATCCGTCGCTGCAAACCGTCCGGGTGCTGGCCTGA
- a CDS encoding amidase, with protein MIGASGSGPGSISGSGHRRLPTLTDLLYQLASRSVTSTTLVGRSLHAIHASQPTLNAFRVVLTESALADAAEADRRRAAGDTAPLLGVPIAVKDDVDIAGVPTAFGTEGSVAPATHDAEVVRRLKAAGAVIVGKTNTCELGQWPFTSGPGFGHTRNPWSRRHTPGGSSGGSAAAVAAGLVTAAIGSDGAGSIRIPAAWTHLVGIKPQRGRISTWPLPEAFNGITVNGVLARTVADAALVLDAASGNVEGDRHKPPPLTASDYVGKAPGPLNIALSTRFPYTGFRPKLHPEILAATRAVGKQLELLGHTVVPGNPDYGMRLSWDFLARSTSGLRDWEERLGDGVVLDPRTLSNLRLGAVLGQAILRSARRHEAADQRRVGSIFDIVDVVLAPTTAQPPPLARAFDRLSGFGTDRAMIAACPLTFPWNVLGWPSINVPAGFTSEGLPIGVQLMGPANSEGMLISLAAELEAVCGWASEQPQSWWDQTTDAPGVN; from the coding sequence GTGATTGGCGCTTCTGGGTCGGGTCCCGGGTCCATTTCCGGATCCGGCCACCGGCGCCTGCCCACACTCACTGACCTGCTCTATCAGCTGGCCAGCCGCTCGGTGACATCCACCACACTGGTGGGTCGCTCCCTGCACGCCATCCACGCCAGCCAGCCCACGCTGAACGCCTTCCGGGTGGTGCTCACCGAATCGGCGCTGGCCGACGCGGCGGAGGCCGACCGGCGCCGCGCGGCCGGTGACACCGCCCCGCTGCTGGGAGTCCCGATCGCCGTCAAAGACGACGTCGACATCGCCGGGGTGCCCACCGCCTTCGGGACCGAGGGCTCGGTCGCGCCCGCCACGCACGACGCCGAGGTGGTGCGCCGCCTCAAGGCGGCCGGCGCGGTGATCGTCGGCAAGACGAACACCTGCGAACTCGGGCAATGGCCGTTCACCAGCGGGCCCGGTTTCGGCCACACCCGCAACCCGTGGTCGCGCCGGCACACCCCCGGCGGATCGTCGGGCGGCAGCGCGGCCGCGGTGGCGGCCGGGCTGGTCACCGCGGCGATCGGCTCCGACGGCGCCGGCAGCATCCGCATCCCGGCGGCGTGGACGCACCTGGTGGGCATCAAGCCGCAACGCGGACGCATCTCGACCTGGCCGTTGCCGGAGGCATTCAACGGCATCACGGTCAACGGCGTGCTCGCCCGGACCGTGGCCGATGCGGCGCTGGTGCTCGACGCCGCCTCCGGCAACGTCGAGGGCGACCGGCACAAGCCGCCGCCGCTGACCGCGTCCGACTATGTGGGCAAGGCGCCCGGCCCCTTGAACATCGCGCTGTCCACCCGGTTCCCGTACACCGGCTTCCGGCCGAAGCTGCACCCGGAGATCCTGGCCGCGACGCGGGCCGTCGGCAAGCAACTCGAGTTGCTCGGCCACACCGTGGTGCCCGGCAACCCCGACTACGGCATGCGGCTGTCGTGGGACTTCCTCGCCCGCTCCACGTCGGGCCTCCGCGATTGGGAGGAGCGGCTGGGCGACGGCGTCGTGCTGGACCCCCGAACCCTGTCCAACCTTCGTCTGGGCGCGGTGCTGGGACAGGCGATCCTGCGCAGCGCCCGCCGCCACGAAGCGGCCGACCAGCGCCGGGTGGGGTCGATCTTCGACATCGTCGACGTGGTGCTGGCGCCGACCACGGCGCAACCGCCGCCGCTGGCGCGCGCCTTCGACCGGTTGAGTGGCTTCGGCACCGACCGCGCCATGATCGCGGCGTGCCCGCTGACCTTTCCGTGGAACGTGCTGGGCTGGCCGTCGATCAACGTCCCGGCGGGCTTCACGTCCGAGGGCCTGCCGATCGGTGTGCAGCTGATGGGTCCGGCGAACAGCGAGGGCATGCTGATTTCGCTGGCCGCCGAGCTGGAAGCCGTCTGCGGGTGGGCGAGCGAACAGCCCCAGTCGTGGTGGGACCAGACCACCGATGCGCCCGGCGTCAATTAA
- the recO gene encoding DNA repair protein RecO — MRLYRDRAVVLRQHKLGEADRIVTLLTRDHGLVRAVAKGVRRTRSKFGARLEPFAHIDAQLHPGRNLDIVTQVVSIDAFATDIVNDYGRYTCGCAMLETAERLAGEERAPAPALHGLTVSALRAVADGRRSRDLLLDAYLLRAMGIAGWAPALNECARCATPGPHRAFHVGAGGSVCTHCRPAGSTTPPPGVLDLMSALHDGDWDFAEKTPQSHRNYVSGLVAAHLQWHLERQLKTLPLVERTYHVDRTIADQRAALIGQDMDCG, encoded by the coding sequence ATGCGGCTATACCGAGACCGAGCTGTTGTGCTGCGCCAGCACAAGCTCGGCGAAGCCGACCGGATCGTCACCTTGCTGACTCGTGATCACGGGCTGGTCCGCGCGGTGGCCAAGGGCGTGCGCCGCACCCGCAGCAAATTCGGTGCGCGGCTGGAGCCGTTCGCGCACATCGACGCGCAGCTGCATCCCGGCCGCAACCTCGACATCGTCACCCAGGTCGTCTCCATTGACGCGTTCGCCACCGACATCGTCAACGATTACGGCCGTTACACCTGCGGCTGCGCCATGCTGGAAACCGCCGAGCGCCTCGCCGGTGAGGAGCGCGCGCCCGCCCCGGCCCTGCACGGGCTCACGGTGAGCGCGTTGCGGGCGGTGGCCGACGGCCGCCGGTCCCGGGACCTGCTGCTGGACGCCTACCTGCTGCGCGCGATGGGCATCGCCGGGTGGGCGCCCGCGCTCAATGAGTGCGCCCGCTGCGCCACACCCGGTCCCCACCGGGCGTTCCACGTCGGCGCCGGCGGCAGCGTCTGCACGCACTGCCGCCCGGCCGGTTCGACGACGCCGCCGCCGGGGGTGCTGGATCTGATGTCCGCGCTGCACGACGGCGATTGGGACTTCGCCGAGAAGACGCCGCAATCGCACCGCAACTACGTCAGCGGCCTGGTGGCCGCGCACCTGCAGTGGCATCTGGAGCGGCAACTCAAGACGCTGCCGCT